Proteins encoded by one window of Mycolicibacterium sp. ND9-15:
- a CDS encoding class I SAM-dependent methyltransferase — protein MDRTSRDIVSMPRGGPDASWLDRRLETDRLEYLDRDDVDDLKRKVVDALDRSQSRRYFGAYERFARMALDEVADIPSPKILELGSGFGGLSRKLLEGHPTAQVTVTDIDPAFVAEVAAGDLGTHPRATVREMDATAIDAPDGYYDLAVFAMSFHHLPPELAARVFAEGTRAANKLLIIDARRPPAPLHVLALAVALPFTRLVPLVHDGFISSLRTYSRSALRALARHADPAITVEFRTRRFVPMAAVAARARQTDDQPSGNEP, from the coding sequence ATGGACAGGACAAGCCGCGACATTGTGAGCATGCCCCGTGGCGGGCCGGACGCCTCCTGGCTGGACCGGCGGTTGGAGACCGACCGGTTGGAATATCTTGACCGCGACGACGTCGACGATCTTAAGCGCAAGGTCGTCGACGCGCTCGATCGCAGCCAAAGCCGACGGTATTTCGGTGCCTACGAGCGATTTGCTCGGATGGCGCTTGATGAGGTGGCCGATATCCCCTCCCCGAAAATCCTCGAACTCGGGTCCGGCTTCGGCGGGCTGTCGCGCAAGCTGCTGGAGGGTCACCCTACGGCTCAGGTAACGGTGACCGACATCGACCCCGCGTTTGTGGCCGAGGTCGCGGCCGGCGACCTCGGCACTCACCCACGCGCCACGGTGCGGGAGATGGACGCCACTGCAATCGACGCCCCGGACGGGTATTACGACCTCGCGGTATTTGCGATGTCGTTTCATCACCTGCCGCCTGAACTCGCCGCCCGAGTGTTCGCCGAAGGGACCCGTGCAGCGAACAAGCTGCTAATCATCGACGCCCGCAGGCCGCCGGCGCCTCTTCATGTCTTGGCGTTGGCGGTGGCGCTGCCGTTCACTCGGCTGGTCCCGCTGGTACACGATGGGTTCATCAGTTCGCTACGCACGTATAGCCGGTCGGCCTTGCGTGCGCTTGCCCGTCATGCCGACCCGGCGATCACCGTCGAATTCCGCACCCGACGGTTTGTCCCAATGGCGGCGGTTGCCGCTCGCGCACGGCAAACTGACGATCAGCCTAGTGGTAATGAACCGTAA